One genomic window of Azospirillum sp. TSH58 includes the following:
- a CDS encoding DUF1467 family protein encodes MGWVTGISVYVVVWWVVLFAVLPWGVRTPAQPEPGMASSAPERPRILLKFAATTLVAAVVWLVIFGIVQSDLISFREMARPH; translated from the coding sequence ATGGGCTGGGTGACGGGCATCAGCGTCTATGTGGTCGTCTGGTGGGTGGTGCTGTTCGCGGTGCTGCCCTGGGGCGTGCGCACCCCGGCCCAGCCCGAGCCGGGCATGGCGAGCAGCGCGCCCGAACGCCCGCGCATCCTCCTGAAATTCGCCGCCACGACGCTGGTCGCGGCGGTGGTGTGGCTGGTCATCTTCGGCATCGTGCAGTCGGACCTGATTTCCTTCCGCGAGATGGCCAGGCCGCACTGA
- the mce gene encoding methylmalonyl-CoA epimerase, translating into MIGKLNHVAIVVPDLTAATALYRDTLGAAVSQPVDLPPHGVTVVFVTLPNTKIELLHPFGEKSPIAGFLEKNPSGGIHHICYEVDDILAARDRLKAQGARVLGDGEPKIGAHDKPVLFLHPKDFCGTLVELEQA; encoded by the coding sequence ATGATCGGGAAGCTGAACCACGTCGCCATTGTCGTGCCGGATCTGACGGCGGCGACCGCGCTCTACCGCGACACGCTGGGCGCCGCGGTGTCCCAGCCGGTGGACCTGCCGCCGCACGGCGTCACCGTCGTCTTCGTCACGCTGCCCAACACGAAGATCGAGCTGCTCCATCCCTTCGGCGAGAAGTCGCCGATCGCCGGCTTCCTGGAGAAGAACCCTTCCGGGGGCATCCACCACATCTGCTACGAGGTGGACGACATCCTGGCCGCCCGCGACCGGCTGAAGGCGCAGGGCGCCCGCGTGCTGGGCGACGGCGAGCCGAAGATCGGCGCCCATGACAAGCCGGTTCTGTTCCTGCACCCCAAGGACTTCTGCGGGACCCTGGTCGAGCTGGAGCAGGCCTGA
- a CDS encoding DNA-3-methyladenine glycosylase I, with translation MSLTYCGAAPGHAHHGPYHDTEYGFPTADDRALFERLVLEINQAGLSWLTILKKREAFRAAFDGFDIDRVAAYGEAERERLLADPGIIRNRLKIDAAIENARRIVALRASHGSFDGWLRAHHPLSKADWVRLFKRTFRFTGGEITGEFLMSLGYLPGAHQARCPVWSQIATLDPPWMVAVRQGFAGYDAHNSGIMQPMT, from the coding sequence GTGAGCCTGACCTATTGCGGCGCGGCGCCCGGCCACGCGCATCACGGCCCCTACCACGACACCGAGTATGGCTTCCCCACCGCCGATGACCGGGCGCTGTTCGAGAGGCTGGTGCTGGAGATCAACCAGGCGGGCCTGTCCTGGCTGACCATCCTGAAGAAGCGCGAGGCCTTCCGCGCCGCCTTCGACGGCTTCGACATCGACCGCGTCGCCGCCTATGGCGAGGCGGAGCGGGAACGGCTGCTCGCCGATCCGGGGATCATCCGAAACCGGCTGAAGATCGACGCGGCCATCGAGAACGCGCGGCGGATCGTGGCCTTGCGCGCCTCCCACGGGTCCTTCGATGGTTGGTTGCGCGCCCACCATCCCTTGAGCAAGGCGGACTGGGTCCGGCTGTTCAAGCGCACCTTCCGCTTCACCGGCGGCGAGATCACCGGCGAATTCCTGATGAGTCTCGGCTATCTGCCGGGTGCGCATCAGGCCCGCTGCCCGGTCTGGTCCCAGATCGCCACGCTCGATCCGCCCTGGATGGTCGCCGTTCGGCAGGGGTTTGCAGGATACGACGCTCATAATTCAGGCATAATGCAGCCTATGACGTAA